TGCACGAACACCGCACCACCTCGCGCGACGTCGAACTCGCACGGGTCGAGGACGCCCCGATCGCCCGGGCGTCGTTCCTCGGCGACGGCGGCGTCTGGGTCGTCCTGGCCGCGGTCGTGCTCAGCATCGTGACGCTGTTCCCGCTGCTCGGCTCCCCGGCGCTCACCGGCGGGGGACTCCTGCCGCTGAGCACCTCCGTCGGGGACCTCTGGCGGAACGTCGGCTCCGGCTGGCACGCGCTCGGCACGGGCTTCGCCGGTCCGTCCGACCCGTTCGCCGCCGTCGTCGCGGTCCTCGGGACGATCACGTTCTGGTCGCCGTCCACCTCGGTCGTCCTCGTCGTGCTGCTGTCGTTCCCGCTCGCCGCCCTCGGCGCGTGGGCCGCGGTGCGCAAGGTCACGACGCGGACCTGGGTGCCGGTCATCGGCGCGGTCCTCTACACGCTCGCCCCCGCACTCGTCGGCGCCGTCACCACCGGACACCTCGGCGCGGTCATCGCACACGTGCTCCTGCCCTGGCTGTTCCTGACGCTCGTCGAGGCGCACCGGTCCTGGGCCTCGTCCTCGGGCGCCGCGCTGCTCTTCGCCGTCGTCGCCGCGTCCGCCCCGTCGCTCCTGCCGATCCTGCTGGTCGGCTGGCTCCTCTCGCTCGCGGTCGGCTGGCGGCACGCGCACCGCCGGGTCTTCGTGCCGATCCCGGCCGCCGTCCTCTTCGTCCCGCTCGTGCTCACGCAGATCGCCCGCGGCAACCCACTCGCCGTCTTCGCCGACCCGGGCGTCCCGTCCGCGACCCCGGCGCCGAGCGCCCTGCAGCTCGCGATCGGGCAGCCGCTGCCGGACTGGAACGGGTGGCTGTCGGCGACGGCGCCGCTCGGACTCGTCGAGGCGGCCCTGCCGATCGCGATGGCGGTCCTGGCCCTCCCGCTCCTGGCGAGCGCCCTCGGTGCCGTGCTCGGCCACCGCTGGTCCGTCGCCGGCACCGCGCTCCTCGCCGCCCTGCTCGGCTACGCGACCGCCTTCGGCGCCACGCACCTCGCGGTCAGCGGCGTCGGGTCGACCACCACCATCGTCTGGCCGGGCAGCGCGCTGTCCGTCACGGCACTGGGTCTCGTCGTCGCCGCGTCCATCGGCGTCGACACCGTCCCGCGGGCAGCCCCGGTCGTCGGTCTCGTCGCGTGCGTGTTCGCCGCCGTCGCGGTCGCCCCCGCCTTCGCCGCGTTCCACCTCGACCGGGCATCGATCCAGCCCACCTCGGGCCGGGTGCTGAGCGCGTACGTGAACGCCGAGGCGCAGGCCAACCCGGACGTCGGCACCCTCGTCGTCCAGCCGCAGTCCGACGGGTCCCTCGCCGTCGCGCTCGAGCGGGGGCAGGGGTCCACGCTCGACGACCAGTCGACGCTCGACGCCACCGCGCTGTCGCTCAGCCGGTCCGGCTCGCAGCTGGCGACGCTCGCCGGCAACCTCGCGAGCCGCAGCGGCTACGACCCGGAACCCGCCCTCCGCGAGCTCGGCATCAGCTTCGTGCTCCTCGACGACGCGCCGGACGACCCCGAGGCCCGGACCGTGCACGACCGCGCCGCCGGGGCGATCGGGCAGAACGCGCTCTTCACGAGCATCGGCGAGACCACGAACGGCGCCCTGTTCCACTACGAGGGGAAGGTGGACCGCACGAGCACCGGCTCGGCCGCAGTGCAGGCCGCCCACGTGCTGCACCTCGTGGTGATCGGCGTGGTCTTCGGAGCCGCCGCCCTGCTCGCCGTGCCGACCGCACCGCGTCGCCGCCGCGCGACGTCGAACGTCATCGAGGCCGACGAACCCGCCACCACCTTCGACGAGGAGCGCGACGAATGAGCACGAGCACCGCGCGCCGCTGGGCGCTCCGCGGCACCGCGACCGCCGTCGCCGTCGTCGTGGCGGCCGGCACCATCGCCGCCGCGCACACGATCGGCACCACCGTGGACCCCGGTCACCCGGCCGGGCGCACCGTCACGCCGGTGCCGGCCGCGGCCGAGCGGGTCTGCGCGGGCAGCGCGCTCCGCCTGTCCGACGACGCGGGCAACGACGCCACCCGCGCCACCGCCGTCGGCTCGCCGGAGATCGCGAGCGCGACGACCGGCGACCGGGTCGAGCGGTCCGAGCTGCAGGGATCGACGACCGGCAGCAGCGCGCCGACGCTGCTGACCGCTCCCGCTGGCGACTCCGCCCCGCAGGTCGCGGGCAGCACGGTCCAGAACGTCTCCGAGGGCGACGTCGTCGGTGTCGGCGCCGCGTCCTGCGACGACCCCACCCAGTCCACGTGGCTGGTCGGCGGGTCGACCGAGACCGGCCGTACGAGCCTCGTCACCCTCGCGAACCCGACCGACGTCAACGCCACCGTCGACCTGGCGATCGCCGATGCGAACGGCACCGTCAGCGCCCCGGGAACGAGCGGCATCGTCGTCGCCCCGAACTCGCAGAAGGTCGTCCCGCTGTCCGGCTTCGTCACCGACCAGGGTGCGACCGTCGTGCACGTCACCTCCACCGGCGGGCAGATCGTGGCGCACATGCAGG
The sequence above is drawn from the Curtobacterium sp. L6-1 genome and encodes:
- a CDS encoding glycosyltransferase family 2 protein; translated protein: MQPSASPRRVTAILIAADGADHLDRTLNALAAQTRPPEALVVVDVGSTDGSTSELSFGGSAQLSRIPAGRPFGAAARHGEQVAPRAEEGVDEWLWLVGHDNSPTPGSLAALLAAVEIAPSVAIAGPKLVNVEDPARIAAFGESMTRLGRSVTLVQDELDQGQHDRHTDVLGVSAGGMLVRRSVWNSLGGFDPALPDVDAALDFSVRARLAGHRVAVVPEARATSAGPIEEFGRAKVSERRRVRMHRQAQLHRRLTYAPAGALWIHWLTLVPFAIGRALGHLVAKHPAAVGGELAAAFAVAFGGGVGRARRTLQANRKTGWAAIEPLRVSWRRVHEHRTTSRDVELARVEDAPIARASFLGDGGVWVVLAAVVLSIVTLFPLLGSPALTGGGLLPLSTSVGDLWRNVGSGWHALGTGFAGPSDPFAAVVAVLGTITFWSPSTSVVLVVLLSFPLAALGAWAAVRKVTTRTWVPVIGAVLYTLAPALVGAVTTGHLGAVIAHVLLPWLFLTLVEAHRSWASSSGAALLFAVVAASAPSLLPILLVGWLLSLAVGWRHAHRRVFVPIPAAVLFVPLVLTQIARGNPLAVFADPGVPSATPAPSALQLAIGQPLPDWNGWLSATAPLGLVEAALPIAMAVLALPLLASALGAVLGHRWSVAGTALLAALLGYATAFGATHLAVSGVGSTTTIVWPGSALSVTALGLVVAASIGVDTVPRAAPVVGLVACVFAAVAVAPAFAAFHLDRASIQPTSGRVLSAYVNAEAQANPDVGTLVVQPQSDGSLAVALERGQGSTLDDQSTLDATALSLSRSGSQLATLAGNLASRSGYDPEPALRELGISFVLLDDAPDDPEARTVHDRAAGAIGQNALFTSIGETTNGALFHYEGKVDRTSTGSAAVQAAHVLHLVVIGVVFGAAALLAVPTAPRRRRATSNVIEADEPATTFDEERDE
- a CDS encoding DUF5719 family protein, which gives rise to MSTSTARRWALRGTATAVAVVVAAGTIAAAHTIGTTVDPGHPAGRTVTPVPAAAERVCAGSALRLSDDAGNDATRATAVGSPEIASATTGDRVERSELQGSTTGSSAPTLLTAPAGDSAPQVAGSTVQNVSEGDVVGVGAASCDDPTQSTWLVGGSTETGRTSLVTLANPTDVNATVDLAIADANGTVSAPGTSGIVVAPNSQKVVPLSGFVTDQGATVVHVTSTGGQIVAHMQETVVRTLTPGGFDIVSGGAAPSRTQVIPGVVLDDAEGAQRGEDTADAGPVLRLYVPGETAARVTLGITTADGGGTTVEATAEPGLVTDVPLDDFPDGRYSFTISSSVPIVAGARTTTPTDDGRTDLGWFASAEPLGRSTVTAVAAGAGARLNLVNPTREDATVTIASGDDTREVDVTSGSTATVTVPSAQQLTITGAQGLVAGVTYQGADGIAGFPVRPATEVSSPVRVYP